A single window of Vespa crabro chromosome 23, iyVesCrab1.2, whole genome shotgun sequence DNA harbors:
- the LOC124431987 gene encoding dipeptidase 1-like — MFELYGLSKDGMLYRSPPPTRKDVDILETCLQLSSPELMRKLPNGDALHHVKEPNVSTSLDKNKDASRENGRSMRRWIITVGIFFFGCALVVAVGLPLGLELRSSHLLEARLQVVRRMLSEVPLIDGHNDFAWNLRKHRGNTKLQDFPFDEDVSRNSTWGPQWQTDLVRLRQGIVGAQFWSAYVPCEAQFLDAVQLTLEQIDVVRRLTSKYSTKIRLVKTSGELEKAHKDGVIASLVGIEGGHSIGTSMAVLRSFYRLGARYMTLTHKCNTPWADSCSVEDPDRVAPADFQSDGLSSFGKAVVRELNRLGMLVDLSHASIRTMKDALSITKAPVIFSHSAARSLCNSSSNVPDDVLRNLSVNGGLVMVSFDSAYLSCGDKASMHDVIAHINYIRRIAGVNHVGLGAGYDGILSPPTELPDVSGYPLLLAELTRDRLWSASDIKKLVGGNLLRVLKEVENHAIVVLHQSPAEEWIPQELIEDSFNCISIDA; from the exons atgtTCGAGCTATATGGACTCAGTAAGGATGGAATGTTGTATCGTTCACCACCACCAACTCGAAAGGACGTTGATATATTGGAG acTTGCTTACAACTTTCTTCTCCAGAACTTATGAGAAAATTACCTAATGGCGATGCTTTACATCACGTTAAGGAGCCAAATGTTTCGACTTCAttagataaaaacaaagatgCTTCGAGAGAAAATG GACGTAGCATGAGACGATGGATAATTACGGtaggaatcttttttttcggaTGCGCCTTAGTCGTCGCCGTAGGATTACCATTGGGACTGGAACTTCGGAGTTCTCATCTTCTAGAAGCGAGATTGCAGGTCGTCCGGAGAATGCTTTCAGAAGTTCCATTGATCGATGg tCACAACGACTTTGCTTGGAACTTACGAAAACATCGAGGAAATACGAAACTGCAAGATTTTCCGTTCGACGAAGACGTTTCAAGAAACTCTACTTGGGGCCCTCAATGGCAAACCGATCTTGTACGTTTACGTCAAGGTATCGTAGGCGCACAATTTTGGTCAGCATACGTCCCTTGCGAGGCTCAATTTCTAGATGCGGTGCAACTTACTCTCGAACAAATTGATGTCGTTCGAAGACTcacttcgaaatattcaaCGAAAATAAGACTGGTAAAGACGAGTGGCGAACTCGAAAAGGCTCACAAGGACGGGGTTATTGCTAGTTTAGTAGGGATCGAGGGAGGTCACAGTATCGGTACTTCTATGGCGGTACTTAGGAGTTTCTATCGTCTTGGTGCACGTTATATGACCTTGACACACAAATGTAATACACCCTG GGCAGACTCCTGTTCCGTCGAAGATCCAGATAGAGTAGCTCCTGCAGATTTTCAGAGCGATGGGCTTTCGAGTTTTGGAAAAGCTGTTGTCAGGGAATTAAATCGATTGGGAATGCTCGTTGATCTTTCTCACGCTTCGATCAGAACTATGAAAGATGCATTATCTATAACAAAGGCACCTGTTATATTTTCGCATAGCGCTGCCAGATCTCTTTGTAATTCATCTAGCAATGTACCAGACGACGTACTTCGAAATTTG TCCGTTAATGGTGGATTGGTCATGGTTAGTTTCGACAGTGCATACCTTAGCTGTGGAGATAAGGCTTCCATGCACGACGTTATAG ctcacataaattatatacgcCGAATAGCTGGCGTTAATCACGTTGGCCTAGGAGCCGGTTACGATGGAATCCTAAG TCCACCTACAGAACTTCCAGATGTTTCCGGATATCCATTGTTATTGGCAGAATTAACAAGGGATAGACTGTGGTCCGCTtcggatataaagaaattagtCGGTGGAAATTTGTTACGTGTTTTGAAGGAAGTAGAAAATCATGCTATTGTTGTATTACATCAATCTCCGGCTGAAGAATGGATACCACAAGAACTAATAGAAGATTCTTTTAATTGTATAAGTATAGATGCTTAA